In one Diprion similis isolate iyDipSimi1 chromosome 6, iyDipSimi1.1, whole genome shotgun sequence genomic region, the following are encoded:
- the LOC124407060 gene encoding RWD domain-containing protein 1, giving the protein MDYRDEQVNEIEALDSIYCGDMEIIAKQPFYKFSIPIKSEEYELDTSNGLACRLEFTYTAKYPDEPLVIDIEDQENFEDGDEQILKEHLAEEMNENLGMVMVFTLVSAAQEWLNVQWDKIKMHREESAALKLIEEEEAERKRFEGTRVTVETFLTWKEKFDDEMGITKRREIAEREGKKLTGRELFMTDKTLDQSDLKFLEDGDAVKVDESLFQNLEDLDLDDDPDDLDFDPNSLSDDSA; this is encoded by the exons atggatTATAGAGACGAGCAGGTCAATGAAATCGAGGCACTCGATTCCATATACTGTGGCGATATGGAAA TAATAGCAAAACAGCCCttctacaaattttcaatcccaATTAAATCTGAAGAATACGAACTAGACACGAGCAATGGATTAGCTTGTCGGCTAGAATTTACTTACACAGCCAAATATCCTGATGAGCCACTAGTTATAGACATTGAGGATCAAGAAAACTTTGAGGATGGTGACGAACAGATACTCAAAGAACACTTAGCCGaggaaatgaatgaaaatttaggcATGGTTATGGTTTTCACTCTCGTTAGTGCTGCGCAAGAGTGGCTCAACGTTCAGTgggacaaaataaaaatgcatagGGAAGAAAGTGCTGCCTTGAAATTAatagaggaagaagaagctgaaaga aaaagaTTTGAGGGAACAAGAGTTACTGTCGAGACGTTTCTAACCTGGAAAGAGAAGTTCGATGACGAAATGGGAATTACAAAACGACGTGAAATTGCGGaacgagaaggaaaaaagttgaCTGGAAGAGAGCTCTTTATGACAGATAAAACATTAGACCAATCCGATTTGAAGTTCTTGGAAGACG GAGACGCAGTCAAGGTGGATGAAAGCCTgtttcaaaacttggaagatCTTGATTTGGATGATGATCCGGATGATCTGGATTTTGACCCAAACAGTTTGTCTGATGACAGTGCCTAA